One stretch of Leishmania panamensis strain MHOM/PA/94/PSC-1 chromosome 29 sequence DNA includes these proteins:
- a CDS encoding amastin-like protein (TriTrypDB/GeneDB-style sysID: LpmP.29.1390) encodes MECGVGVLFYAIFQFIAFMFLLSGSLVDMFHVNEYFSANSDYCLTYWGLKERCTDMTNVKSLDQFFKHCSFARDHFHTARVLAVVSIVVFGLASLLGFMTMCCYNSLGWGCLLLNIVGIVTSAFSWAPMVVLSRYNNLTFCTELPVTFAFGSGFALVIVAWLLDIINIFFLLFPCQSNGSNKNLYVT; translated from the coding sequence ATGGAGTGCGGCGTTGGCGTTCTTTTCTACGCGATCTTTCAGTTCATCGCGTTCATGTTTTTACTATCCGGGTCGTTGGTGGACATGTTTCATGTCAACGAATACTTCTCAGCCAACTCAGATTATTGCCTTACCTACTGGGGTCTGAAAGAAAGATGCACTGACATGACGAATGTGAAGTCGCTGGACCAGTTTTTCAAGCACTGCAGTTTTGCCCGAGATCATTTCCACACCGCTCGGGTGCTCGCTGTTGTCTCCATCGTTGTGTTCGGCTTGGCGTCTCTCTTGGGCTTCATGACGATGTGCTGCTACAATTCCCTTGGCTGGGGGTGCCTGCTGCTCAATATTGTTGGCATCGTCACCTCAGCCTTCTCATGGGCGCCCATGGTCGTCCTCTCCCGGTATAATAATCTCACCTTTTGCACAGAGTTGCCCGTAACCTTCGCTTTTGGAAGCGGCTTCGCTCTCGTGATTGTAGCCTGGCTCCTGGACATCATCAACATCTTTTTCTTGCTGTTCCCGTGCCAGAGCAACGGCTCCAACAAGAACTTGTACGTGACCTAA
- a CDS encoding RNA-binding protein, putative (TriTrypDB/GeneDB-style sysID: LpmP.29.1380) produces the protein MYFVEAGSSHLSPPGVITSPAPLPLSTPIKDVSMISFGNNDSSTGISASPPSYEAVALDPKGPRSQTNLFVRKLASAVTEDDMRRLFEQYGTIISFALMRDIYTGESLGTAFVRYSTHEEARSAMAALDGHELYGRPISIQWAKREHDSTPCGDARRKIRKLFVRNIPLDVTARHLRQIFSKFGSISNVTLHSDTAPATFRDSNDSSRLISQIRNIAFILFQEDDVAEQAVSVLHNTCPFESCEGIPLMVKLAEDNRDRIDRKQRFCESSAANTSPKGPPRPMMQNGHLSGAVSVSPHTVSLSTPPSSVLSPATLSMDVSCNSPFFIHDGQTASLPSSGQQALPFTVSGSTATTTPMLHATVDTNGNTAYVYVSTVPNKGVAQQMLPAPSAPGQYVIASGGLQGFPAANRVVPQTFYTAAASPSTPQYYQTVTLPQVFVDAQGQLLQPQSNVFVPSYCSYSSNLQSPQKPPRQVPLVEGQAASMTQPLQTSAPAPKTSCGAFHNQSRQKPQMAHFQSAFSVSPLLNSAGGVLEQVPTVIFPATDSPANAIINPANAMPSPAAGPMAFVPYNAAALPTANADTCGRSCYDSAMDGMRSTPLMRQGLVSSTVSCIEEGNVT, from the coding sequence ATGTACTTCGTTGAGGCTGGCTCGTCGCACTTGTCGCCGCCAGGCGTCATCACGTCACCTGCGCCTTTGCCGCTCAGCACCCCCATCAAGGATGTATCGATGATATCTTTTGGTAACAACGACTCCTCCACCGGCATTTCTGCGTCTCCGCCATCGTACGAGGCTGTCGCTCTCGACCCGAAAGGCCCTCGTAGCCAGACGAACCTCTTTGTGCGCAAGCTGGCCTCGGCTGTGACGGAGGATGACATGCGCAGGCTGTTTGAGCAGTATGGCACGATCATTTCCTTCGCGCTTATGCGCGACATCTACACTGGCGAGAGCCTTGGCACCGCCTTTGTGCGCTACAGTACCCACGAGGAGGCCCGCTCGGCCATGGCGGCTCTCGACGGGCACGAGCTCTACGGTCGTCCTATCTCCATTCAGTGGGCGAAGCGTGAGCACGACAGCACCCCGTGCGGCGACGCCCGCCGCAAGATCCGCAAGCTCTTCGTGCGCAACATCCCTCTTGACGTGACGGCGCGTCATCTACGCCAGATTTTCTCCAAGTTCGGATCCATCAGCAACGTCACTCTACATAGCGATACAGCCCCCGCCACGTTCCGCGACAGTAACGACAGCTCGCGCCTGATCAGTCAAATTCGAAACATCGCCTTCATTCTCTTCCAGGAAGACGACGTCGCGGAGCAGGCTGTGAGTGTGCTGCACAACACGTGCCCCTTCGAAAGCTGCGAGGGAATCCCGCTTATGGTGAAACTGGCCGAGGACAACCGCGACCGCATTGACCGCAAGCAGCGATTCTGCGAAAGCAGCGCGGCGAATACGAGCCCCAAGGGGCCCCCGAGGCCCATGATGCAGAATGGCCATCTCTCCGGCGCTGTTTCTGTCTCGCCACATaccgtttctctctccacgcCACCCTCGTCAGTGCTCTCGCCTGCAACGCTTTCGATGGATGTTAGCTGCAATAGCCCCTTCTTCATACACGACGGCCAAACAGCTTCGCTGCCATCGAGTGGGCAACAGGCACTGCCTTTCACTGTTTCAGGCTCGACAGCTACAACTACTCCGATGCTGCACGCCACGGTAGACACGAACGGAAACACTGCGTACGTCTACGTCTCAACCGTGCCGAACAAgggcgtcgcgcagcagaTGCTACCAGCACCTTCGGCCCCTGGTCAGTACGTCATCGCGTCCGGTGGGCTCCAGGGGTTTCCGGCGGCAAACAGAGTGGTGCCACAAACCTTCTACACGGCGGCTGCGTCTCCCTCCACGCCGCAGTACTATCAGACCGTGACGCTGCCACAAGTCTTTGTGGACGCGCAGGGCCAgttgctgcagccgcagtcgAACGTCTTCGTCCCTTCCTACTGCTCCTACTCCTCGAACTTGCAGTCCCCGCAGAAGCCGCCACGGCAGGTGCCGCTCGTCGAAGGGCAAGCGGCGTCAATGACCCAGCCGCTACAAACCAGCGCGCCAGCCCCAAAGACGTCCTGCGGCGCCTTTCACAATCAGTCGCGGCAAAAACCGCAGATGGCGCACTTTCAGTCGGCTTTCTCGGTCTCACCGCTGCTCAACAGCGCTGGTGGTGTACTAGAGCAGGTTCCGACCGTGATCTTCCCGGCCACAGATAGCCCAGCGAACGCGATTATCAACCCCGCCAACGCCATGCCCTCCCCAGCTGCAGGCCCCATGGCCTTCGTGCCATAcaacgccgcggcgctgcctaCTGCCAATGCCGACACCTGCGGCCGTTCTTGCTATGACTCGGCAATGGATGGGATGCGTTCCACGCCACTGATGCGTCAGGGGCTCGTGTCTTCCACAGTGTCGTGTATCGAGGAAGGCAACGTGACGTGA
- a CDS encoding RNA binding protein, putative (TriTrypDB/GeneDB-style sysID: LpmP.29.1400) gives MMKTGSVKPIVTASPMPIDVEQQQQPHPRATSASSPSTPPISATKLRQSAGGAAPPSNQSLTSAPISVGGGGAYEGFPGTLVSSVQSPDVLRSSFVPAKELTLRQYTLQQCRADAIPGRSPTNYGTSGGVAGSRPVPTLSVERLGEPVLMPGLPGTAAGAAIGMCFVTPISGVLDAPSTPPSSTTTPANMTFSISEYPGVMTTSPTPTPMTPTEHSSTNLILYNIGSHMTEAALQKLFDPFGEVVSCAVMRDIHTGVGLGTGFVRYSDHREACRALEAFSDRMNPVCAHDSKPLVVQWARKQHDCAPAGEARKKIMKLFVRNIPLDCSIADLEELFGVYGGVRQVTLHKDTSPVQDETMMRLIAFVIYTEEGAAERAAREVHNTKPFASCHGIPIMVKLAESSQRRRFMKNSEATGPSLLTAVPAGFPGSRTSPMTPGMSGSLFDMAAEAQHQQLLQQKPITPQQGMFEAHGVDTPPSSYRMPVFGCTVAYAPPDPRETSISCYPGTPQPLQVSVSGGGTPATVASIASNMMGGSPGRYHQQILTHVGEREGRVSPHSSSAAAPMQGHSYQQAASLSFDASAAAVYSGLSAFSKSNCQSFSDGRTGGSSGGVCPSRGFLHCSSSPGDANTTAVTAAADGGSPQMPASGPWYETTDGGSNQSGSFMMSAPPTRRGAEATRSPPAPTATSATGSAPPPGSLRSGSTLSVAFPSARGSPQQSTGVHRTSPTSKPVPGGVPTSHPVPGASVPIGGQMNVALQPSTKLSILRSASTSDMSSVIPSNNFGSGTAPLNGAAHKTESPTIHTDASESWRRAVRTHVHNVKRQNDLCNVSGSLSSISLIKPSCNVLAPATSSPTAAQEGGMLSLSGNEASAPGTTPSTSPISNSTLSGDQTGPKSIGTGSPSSGRMRYYNNPYSSESTKLFC, from the coding sequence ATGATGAAGACAGGCAGCGTCAAGCCGATTGTGACGGCTTCCCCCATGCCCATTGatgtggagcagcagcagcagccgcatccgCGTGCGACATCTGCGTCCTCGCCCAGTACCCCTCCGATAAGCGCAACAAAGCTGCGCCAATCCGccggaggagcagcgccccCATCGAATCAGTCGCTGACGTCTGCGCCGATATCcgtgggaggaggcggagcctACGAAGGCTTTCCAGGCACGTTGGTGAGCAGCGTGCAGTCTCCAGATGTGCTCCGGTCTTCGTTCGTGCCTGCCAAGGAGCTGACTCTGCGCCAATACACGCTGCAACAATGTCGAGCAGACGCCATCCCTGGCCGCTCCCCAACCAACTACGGCACCTCCGGTGGTGTGGCGGGCTCTCGTCCGGTGCCAACGCTCTCCGTGGAACGTCTTGGCGAACCGGTGTTGATGCCAGGGCTGCCTGGCACAGCGGCCGGTGCAGCAATAGGCATGTGCTTTGTGACCCCCATCTCTGGCGTACTTGATGCGCCGTCCACGCCGCCatcttccaccaccacgccggcCAACATGACCTTTTCGATCAGCGAATACCCGGGTGTAATGACGACGTCGCCCACGCCAACGCCCATGACACCGAcggagcacagcagcacgaacCTGATTCTCTACAACATTGGTTCCCACATGACGGAGGCCGCCTTGCAAAAGTTGTTTGACCCCTTTGGTGAGGTGGTGAGCTGTGCTGTGATGCGTGACATCCACACAGGCGTCGGCCTGGGCACAGGGTTTGTACGCTATTCGGACCACAGGGAGGCATGCCGCGCTCTGGAGGCCTTCAGCGACCGCATGAACCCTGTATGCGCGCACGACTCGAAGCCGCTGGTGGTCCAATGGGCGCGCAAGCAGCACGACTGTGCCCCCGCCGGCGAAGCGCGCAAGAAGATTATGAAGCTGTTTGTGCGCAACATCCCGCTGGATTGCTCCATTGCAGATTTGGAGGAGCTGTTTGGGGTGTACGGCGGTGTGCGCCAGGTGACGCTGCACAAGGATACGTCACCGGTGCAGGATGAGACGATGATGCGACTGATCGCGTTTGTGATTTACACCGAGGAGGGCGCGGCGGAGCGGGCGGCGCGGGAGGTGCACAACACGAAGCCGTTCGCGTCGTGCCACGGCATCCCCATCATGGTGAAGCTAGCGGAAAGcagtcagcggcggcggttcATGAAGAACTCGGAGGCGACTGGGCCGAGTCTATTGACAGCTGTCCCGGCTGGGTTCCCTGGGTCGCGTACATCCCCCATGACGCCTGGTATGTCCGGCTCCTTGTTTGACATGgccgcggaggcgcagcatcagcagctcctgcagcagaaGCCCATCACGCCTCAGCAGGGGATGTTCGAGGCTCATGGCGTTGAcacaccgccgtcgtcttACAGGATGCCCGTTTTTGGTTGCACCGTCGCATATGCGCCGCCTGATCCTCGTGAGACCTCCATCAGTTGCTACCCAGGCAcgccgcagccactgcaGGTGAGCGTCTCTGGAGGTGGCACGCCGGCTACAGTGGCATCAATTGCGTCGAACATGATGGGAGGCTCCCCTGGACGGTACCATCAGCAAATTCTGACTCACGtaggtgagagagagggccgTGTTAGCCCGCACTCCTCGTCGGCCGCCGCGCCGATGCAGGGACACTCGTATCAACAGGCTGCTTCCCTGTCCTTCGACGctagcgctgccgccgtttACAGTGGACTCTCGGCCTTCTCCAAGTCGAACTGCCAGAGCTTTTCTGATGGGAGGACTGGCGGTAGCAGTGGAGGTGTTTGCCCAAGCAGGGGTTTCTTGCACTGCAGTAGTAGCCCGGGCGACGCaaacaccaccgctgtcactgctgcagctgatggtGGGTCTCCGCAGATGCCGGCCAGCGGCCCGTGGTATGAGACCACCGACGGCGGCTCCAATCAGAGCGGCAGCTTTATGATGTCGGCGCCGCCTACCCGAAGGGGCGCGGAGGCTACCCGTTCGCCACCagcccccaccgccacctccgccactggctcagctccaccaccAGGATCGCTTCGCTCGGGCTCTACCCTGTCTGTGGCATTCCCCAGCGCGCGTGGCAGCCCGCAGCAGAGTACTGGTGTTCACCGCACCTCTCCAACGAGCAAGCCTGTGCCAGGCGGTGTGCCGACAAGCCACCCCGTGCCGGGTGCTTCCGTTCCGATAGGTGGTCAGATGAATGTGGCTCTTCAGCCCTCTACGAAGTTGTCCATTCTGAGGAGCGCGAGCACGTCCGACATGAGCTCTGTTATACCCAGCAACAACtttggcagcggcactgcaccTCTCAACGGTGCGGCGCACAAGACGGAGTCGCCAACGATCCACACGGATGCGTCCGAGTCGTGGCGCCGTGCTGTGCGGACCCACGTGCACAATGTGAAGCGCCAAAACGATCTCTGTAACGTGAGCGGTTCCCTGTCATCCATTTCGCTAATAAAGCCAAGCTGCAACGTATTAGCACCAGCGACTTCATCACCGACGGCAGCGCAAGAAGGGGGTATGCTCTCCCTCAGCGGCAACGAGGCCTCCGCCCCTGGCACCACCCCGTCCACGTCGCCCATCTCGAACTCGACGCTCTCAGGCGATCAGACTGGTCCGAAGTCCATCGGCACGGGTAGTCCTTCATCAGGTCGGATGAGGTATTACAACAACCCGTACTCCTCTGAAAGCACCAAGCTGTTCTGctga